A stretch of Vibrio maritimus DNA encodes these proteins:
- a CDS encoding YicC/YloC family endoribonuclease produces MIYSMTAYARKEVKGDWGSAVWEIRSVNQRYLETYFRLPEQFRGLEPVLRERFRKRLARGKVECHLRFEANPAAKGELNINETLAKQVIGAANQIMGLTGEQNRINPFQVMQWPGVMETPEQDMDTINKALLDGFEGALSDFIEARGREGENMKALIVQRLDAITEEVVKVRARMPEIIEWQRERLLGKFEEAKIELDASRVEQELILLAQKSDVAEELDRLDSHVKETNSIMKKGGAVGRRLDFMMQEFNRESNTLASKSISTDITASGVELKVLIEQMREQIQNIE; encoded by the coding sequence ATGATCTACAGCATGACCGCGTACGCGCGCAAAGAGGTCAAAGGTGACTGGGGTAGCGCAGTATGGGAAATCCGCTCTGTAAACCAACGTTATCTCGAAACATACTTCCGTCTTCCTGAGCAGTTCCGTGGCCTTGAACCTGTACTTCGTGAGCGCTTCCGCAAGCGTTTGGCGCGCGGTAAGGTCGAATGTCACCTCCGCTTTGAAGCTAACCCTGCAGCGAAAGGTGAGCTGAACATCAATGAAACACTCGCTAAGCAAGTGATTGGTGCAGCGAACCAGATTATGGGGCTCACTGGTGAGCAAAACCGCATTAACCCATTCCAAGTCATGCAGTGGCCAGGTGTGATGGAAACGCCAGAGCAAGATATGGACACCATCAACAAAGCACTACTAGACGGCTTTGAGGGTGCACTGAGTGACTTCATCGAAGCGCGTGGTCGTGAAGGTGAAAACATGAAGGCGTTGATCGTTCAGCGTTTAGATGCCATCACAGAAGAAGTGGTGAAGGTTCGCGCTCGCATGCCAGAAATCATCGAATGGCAACGTGAACGTCTACTGGGCAAATTTGAAGAAGCCAAGATTGAGCTTGATGCCTCTCGCGTTGAGCAAGAGTTGATTCTTCTGGCGCAAAAATCTGACGTAGCAGAAGAGCTAGACCGTCTAGACTCTCACGTTAAAGAAACCAACAGCATCATGAAAAAAGGTGGCGCAGTCGGTCGTCGTCTCGACTTTATGATGCAAGAGTTTAACCGCGAGTCGAACACGCTCGCGTCTAAGTCTATCAGTACGGATATCACTGCATCAGGTGTTGAGCTTAAGGTGTTGATTGAGCAGATGCGTGAGCAGATTCAGAATATTGAATAA
- a CDS encoding 3-deoxy-D-manno-octulosonic acid kinase has product MKELKKNSTKFWYNESLLTDPVEQVFEPDYWQAQDRIIGSAQGRGTTWFVRMDTCDAALRHYRRGGLFGRLVKDYYWFTGWKNTRSYKEYALLNTLAKAGVNVPRPIAIRTVRSGCFYRADLLSEKVKDAEDLVSFLSKRTISKQLCRSIGYEIKKMHQINVNHTDLNIHNILIDNTNKVWLIDFDKCHKSNDHGWKQENMNRLERSFRKEKGRVAALKDMNVENIFGDIQIGYNEQK; this is encoded by the coding sequence GTGAAAGAACTTAAAAAAAACAGCACTAAGTTTTGGTATAACGAGTCACTGCTTACCGATCCAGTCGAGCAAGTATTTGAGCCAGACTATTGGCAGGCGCAAGACCGTATTATCGGCAGCGCTCAAGGCCGAGGTACGACTTGGTTCGTTAGAATGGATACGTGCGATGCGGCGCTTCGTCATTACCGCAGAGGCGGGCTGTTTGGCAGGTTAGTGAAAGACTACTACTGGTTTACTGGTTGGAAAAATACGCGCAGCTACAAAGAATACGCCCTGCTCAATACCTTAGCGAAAGCTGGCGTGAATGTTCCAAGACCTATTGCTATTCGCACGGTTCGGTCTGGTTGCTTCTATCGAGCTGATTTACTGAGCGAAAAAGTCAAAGACGCTGAAGATCTTGTGTCGTTTCTATCCAAAAGAACTATTTCGAAACAGCTATGTCGAAGTATTGGTTATGAAATAAAGAAAATGCATCAAATCAACGTTAATCATACCGATCTGAACATTCACAATATCCTTATCGATAACACCAATAAGGTGTGGCTCATTGACTTTGACAAGTGCCACAAATCAAATGATCACGGATGGAAGCAAGAGAACATGAATCGTTTAGAGCGTTCGTTTCGTAAAGAGAAAGGCAGGGTTGCTGCCCTTAAGGATATGAATGTGGAAAACATCTTTGGAGACATTCAGATTGGATACAACGAACAAAAATAA
- the rph gene encoding ribonuclease PH: MRPNDRAADQVRPIKITRNYTAYAEGSVLVEFGNTKVLCNATVEENVPRWLKGQGKGWVTAEYGMLPRSTHSRMRREAASGKQGGRTMEIQRLIARSLRAVVDLEAMGEIMVTVDCDVIQADGGTRTASISGASVAMADAFAHLVAKGTLKANPMKGHVAAVSVGILGEDVLCDLEYTEDSAADTDMNVVMTEDGRMIEIQGTAEGEPFSHDELMALLASAKKGITEIVAAQKLALED, translated from the coding sequence ATGCGTCCAAATGATCGCGCAGCAGACCAAGTGCGCCCAATAAAAATTACTCGCAACTATACCGCTTACGCAGAAGGCTCTGTGCTGGTAGAGTTCGGCAATACCAAAGTGTTGTGTAACGCAACAGTGGAAGAGAATGTGCCTCGTTGGCTAAAAGGTCAGGGTAAAGGCTGGGTAACCGCTGAATACGGCATGCTACCACGCTCGACGCACTCAAGAATGCGTCGTGAAGCTGCCAGTGGCAAGCAAGGCGGCCGCACCATGGAAATCCAACGCCTGATCGCTCGCAGCCTACGCGCAGTCGTAGACCTCGAAGCTATGGGTGAAATCATGGTGACAGTAGACTGTGACGTTATCCAAGCGGACGGTGGTACTCGTACTGCATCTATTTCTGGCGCTAGCGTTGCAATGGCAGACGCATTTGCTCACCTTGTAGCAAAAGGCACGCTAAAAGCGAACCCAATGAAAGGGCACGTTGCGGCAGTATCTGTGGGCATTCTTGGTGAAGACGTTTTGTGTGACCTTGAATATACAGAAGACTCAGCAGCCGATACTGACATGAACGTTGTGATGACTGAAGATGGTCGCATGATCGAAATCCAGGGCACCGCAGAAGGCGAACCGTTTAGCCACGATGAGCTAATGGCGCTACTGGCGTCAGCGAAGAAAGGCATTACCGAGATCGTAGCCGCTCAGAAGCTGGCATTAGAAGATTGA
- the coaD gene encoding pantetheine-phosphate adenylyltransferase → MSQKRLSRVIYPGTFDPITNGHLDLIERASTMFDEIIIAIAASPSKNTLFTLEERVEFSRQVTSHLPNVTSKGFSGLLVDFAKVEQANVLIRGLRTTVDFEYEFGLTNMYRRLLPGLESVFLTPAEEHAFISSTLVREVAIHGGDVTQFVPPIVANALESKKIV, encoded by the coding sequence GTGAGTCAAAAACGCCTATCCAGAGTCATTTACCCTGGCACATTCGATCCAATCACGAACGGACACCTCGACCTCATCGAGCGTGCATCCACCATGTTTGATGAAATCATTATAGCGATCGCTGCCAGCCCAAGTAAAAACACCTTATTTACCTTAGAAGAACGGGTTGAGTTCTCTCGCCAAGTAACGAGCCATCTTCCAAATGTTACCTCTAAAGGGTTTTCTGGTTTGCTCGTCGATTTTGCCAAAGTAGAGCAAGCCAATGTGCTCATTCGCGGATTACGAACTACGGTCGACTTTGAGTATGAGTTTGGTCTCACTAACATGTACCGCCGCCTATTGCCTGGATTAGAGAGCGTATTCCTAACGCCTGCAGAAGAGCACGCATTTATATCTTCAACTTTGGTTCGTGAAGTGGCTATTCATGGCGGGGATGTGACTCAATTTGTTCCACCTATTGTAGCCAATGCGCTAGAGTCTAAGAAAATCGTATAG
- the pyrE gene encoding orotate phosphoribosyltransferase, translating into MKAYQREFIEFALEKEVLKFGEFTLKSGRKSPYFFNAGLFNTGRDLARLGRFYAAALADSGIEFDVLFGPAYKGIPIATTTAVALADHHDIDTPYCFNRKEAKDHGEGGNLVGSALEGRIMLVDDVITAGTAIRESMEIIKANGADLAGVLVAIDRQEKGKGELSAIQEVERDFGCAVISIVSLTDLITYLEEKGGNAEHLEAVKAYRASYGI; encoded by the coding sequence ATGAAAGCATACCAGCGTGAATTTATTGAATTTGCATTAGAGAAAGAAGTCCTAAAGTTTGGCGAGTTTACCCTTAAATCTGGTCGTAAAAGCCCGTACTTCTTTAACGCTGGGCTTTTCAATACGGGTCGTGACCTTGCTCGTCTAGGTCGCTTCTACGCAGCAGCACTAGCAGACTCTGGCATTGAGTTTGACGTGCTATTTGGCCCTGCTTACAAAGGCATCCCAATCGCAACAACAACAGCGGTAGCACTCGCTGATCATCACGACATCGACACTCCTTACTGCTTTAACCGCAAAGAAGCGAAAGACCACGGTGAAGGTGGCAACCTGGTAGGTAGCGCACTTGAAGGTCGTATTATGCTGGTGGATGACGTGATCACAGCAGGCACTGCAATTCGTGAGTCGATGGAAATCATCAAAGCAAACGGCGCTGACCTAGCAGGCGTACTTGTTGCTATTGACCGTCAAGAAAAAGGCAAAGGTGAGCTATCTGCGATTCAAGAAGTTGAACGCGACTTTGGCTGCGCAGTGATTTCAATTGTAAGCCTAACTGATCTTATTACTTACCTTGAAGAGAAAGGTGGTAATGCTGAGCATTTAGAGGCGGTGAAGGCGTATCGAGCGTCTTACGGCATCTAA
- a CDS encoding glycosyltransferase family 9 protein: MKILVIRAGALGDTIFATAVIDCLRKHFGEDTRIDWLGNPLAKGLFAKDHRINTVFTIKSRKLATLFNVPKLKMLAHAQKAPYDLVVNLENSKSFRRFVNYIAARKAIHIGDVEIDTSEVHAVEHMLASLALASVEDTNGFPRLIGDELSHVKAKFNLPERYVVFHPANSHSDKTDYRSYRSWPLPHWRSLIELSTKDIPVVLVGTDEEKAYLSEFLNGLGTDVIDLLGKSNLPELIAVLQGAKAVVTTDTGPSHMAAAAGAPTVALFGPSDPKGTAPYSCKFNTVHIASINIECSPCSHTERFKTCKNNRCMKQLHPEMVLDIISPYISQSSH, encoded by the coding sequence ATGAAGATCCTTGTTATTAGAGCCGGAGCCCTCGGCGATACTATCTTTGCCACCGCAGTCATCGACTGTCTGCGCAAACACTTTGGTGAAGATACTCGTATCGACTGGCTAGGCAACCCATTAGCAAAAGGATTATTTGCCAAAGATCATCGTATCAATACGGTCTTTACGATTAAGAGTCGTAAGTTAGCCACGCTCTTCAACGTGCCCAAACTCAAGATGCTGGCGCATGCTCAAAAAGCCCCTTATGACTTAGTCGTTAACTTAGAGAACTCTAAATCATTTCGCCGCTTTGTGAACTACATTGCCGCTCGAAAAGCGATTCACATTGGGGATGTTGAGATTGATACCTCAGAAGTGCACGCGGTGGAACATATGCTAGCTTCACTAGCTCTCGCTAGCGTCGAAGACACTAATGGTTTTCCTCGCCTAATCGGTGACGAGCTGAGTCATGTGAAAGCCAAGTTTAACTTGCCAGAGCGCTACGTCGTCTTTCATCCCGCTAACAGCCACTCGGACAAAACCGACTATCGAAGTTACCGTTCATGGCCGCTGCCACATTGGCGTTCTTTAATAGAACTCTCAACAAAAGACATCCCTGTGGTTCTGGTGGGGACTGACGAAGAAAAAGCTTATTTGTCAGAGTTTTTAAATGGCCTCGGCACTGATGTTATCGACCTATTAGGTAAGTCTAACCTTCCTGAGCTGATTGCTGTTTTACAAGGTGCTAAGGCCGTCGTGACCACCGACACGGGTCCGTCTCATATGGCTGCCGCTGCAGGCGCGCCGACAGTCGCTTTGTTTGGTCCTAGCGATCCAAAAGGCACAGCACCTTATTCGTGCAAATTTAATACTGTCCACATCGCCTCGATCAACATAGAATGCAGTCCTTGTTCTCATACTGAACGTTTCAAAACGTGTAAGAACAATCGGTGTATGAAACAACTGCACCCAGAAATGGTCTTAGACATCATAAGCCCTTATATCAGTCAGTCGTCACACTAG
- a CDS encoding glycosyltransferase family 2 protein → MTSQTTAHQERASIAAIIITKNEEASLEECLQSVTWVDEIVIVDSGSTDGTQQIAEKYGAKFFVNSEWPGFGKQKQLAQSYTDCDWILALDADERIDDVLQQEIQAMLVSPPKNAVFSLNELTWVFGRFLKHSGWYYHHVRLYPNTLTKYNDNLVHESVIIPEGTETKRLKGDILHYSYKDMEHYLVKSASYGRAWADQKQKRGKSASLSQAILHALGCFLKMYVLKRGFLDGKQGFLIAILSAHSTFIKYADLWARANDSQQKS, encoded by the coding sequence ATGACATCACAAACAACAGCCCATCAAGAGCGAGCATCCATTGCTGCCATCATCATTACAAAAAATGAAGAGGCGTCATTGGAGGAGTGTTTGCAAAGTGTCACTTGGGTTGATGAGATCGTCATCGTCGACTCAGGTAGTACGGATGGAACGCAGCAGATCGCAGAGAAGTACGGCGCAAAATTCTTCGTAAACAGTGAGTGGCCTGGGTTTGGTAAACAGAAACAACTGGCTCAGTCGTATACTGACTGTGATTGGATCCTCGCTTTGGATGCTGACGAGCGCATTGATGATGTGCTGCAGCAGGAAATTCAAGCCATGCTGGTGTCACCACCGAAAAACGCGGTATTCAGTTTGAATGAGCTGACTTGGGTATTTGGTCGCTTCCTAAAGCACTCGGGTTGGTACTATCACCATGTTCGCCTGTATCCAAATACATTGACGAAATATAACGATAATTTAGTGCATGAGTCGGTCATCATTCCAGAAGGAACAGAGACTAAGCGACTCAAGGGTGACATCCTTCACTATTCCTATAAGGATATGGAACACTACTTGGTGAAATCGGCGAGTTATGGTCGCGCTTGGGCGGACCAAAAACAGAAACGCGGTAAATCAGCCTCGCTGTCGCAAGCGATATTGCACGCGCTCGGCTGCTTCCTGAAAATGTACGTATTGAAGCGTGGTTTCTTGGACGGTAAGCAAGGCTTCTTGATTGCAATTCTGTCGGCGCATTCAACATTCATCAAATACGCCGACCTTTGGGCAAGAGCGAACGATAGCCAGCAAAAATCTTAG
- a CDS encoding glycosyltransferase family 9 protein, producing the protein MKNILVVRNDKIGDFMLAWPSFAMLKQSLPDCRVTALVPSYTAALAKACPWIDEVIIDAGKKADKAMQQALVRTIKSANFDASINLFSDTYNALLVWKARIPYRLAPATKFAQVFYNKRIKQKRSQSAKPEFEYNLDLIRAFLNDQSVAIVEPKAPYFSFSLDSLAKQKEKLSEQLGLNKAKSWLYVHAGSGGSANNLSLEQYCSLLKGLNEDFEIVLTAGPGEQEKAQELQSLLKENALASVIYDKNDGLVDFSCSLACASLFIAGSTGPLHIAAALDVPTVGFFPAKRSATPLRWRPLNSEGKHIAFCPPKAEDKASQDDMSRIDVIACSNDVNSWWQGIR; encoded by the coding sequence ATGAAAAACATACTCGTGGTGCGTAATGACAAGATCGGAGACTTCATGCTTGCGTGGCCAAGTTTCGCGATGCTAAAGCAATCTCTTCCTGATTGTCGCGTTACTGCTCTGGTTCCCAGTTACACCGCAGCCCTCGCCAAGGCATGCCCTTGGATTGATGAGGTCATTATTGATGCTGGCAAAAAAGCCGATAAAGCGATGCAGCAGGCTCTAGTGCGCACCATAAAAAGTGCCAATTTTGATGCATCGATCAATCTGTTCTCCGATACCTATAACGCACTGCTGGTGTGGAAAGCGAGAATTCCTTATCGTTTAGCGCCTGCCACTAAGTTCGCACAGGTGTTTTACAACAAACGCATTAAGCAAAAGCGCTCACAAAGTGCCAAGCCTGAGTTTGAGTACAATTTAGACCTTATCCGTGCATTTTTGAACGATCAGTCAGTTGCGATTGTTGAGCCCAAAGCCCCTTACTTCTCCTTTTCTTTAGATTCGCTCGCTAAGCAAAAAGAAAAGTTGTCCGAGCAACTTGGCTTGAACAAGGCGAAGTCATGGCTCTATGTGCATGCAGGTAGCGGTGGCTCTGCGAATAACCTGAGCTTGGAGCAGTACTGCTCGCTACTGAAAGGACTTAATGAAGATTTTGAAATCGTACTGACCGCAGGACCAGGTGAACAAGAGAAAGCGCAAGAGCTGCAGAGTCTGCTCAAAGAAAACGCCCTAGCGAGCGTGATCTACGATAAAAATGATGGCCTCGTTGACTTTTCATGCTCTCTGGCTTGTGCGAGCTTGTTCATCGCTGGCTCAACAGGGCCGCTTCACATTGCCGCAGCGCTGGATGTTCCTACCGTTGGTTTTTTCCCAGCCAAGCGCTCAGCGACACCGCTGCGTTGGCGACCGCTAAACTCTGAAGGTAAACATATCGCGTTTTGCCCACCGAAAGCAGAGGATAAAGCGAGCCAAGATGATATGTCGCGAATCGATGTCATTGCATGCTCTAACGATGTAAACAGCTGGTGGCAGGGCATTCGATAG
- a CDS encoding glycosyltransferase family 9 protein produces the protein MSLFSQPPKSICILRLSALGDVCNTIAAVQSIQSHWPSVRITWVTGSLEAKLIRDLPGVDVVVFDKKAGWRGYTQLWKQLKGQQFDALLHMQYAFRASIATLGIKAKYKLGFDKARSQDLQHLFTNVKVPSPTKLHVLDGLMAFTQSLGVPATYPKWSLDYPAEARSWSEGIISEDSKRNLVIVPAASKGYKNWTAEGYAQVIQHASELGWNIILGGSPAQIEIELGEQIERLCPNLVTNLIGQTDIMQMLALIDRADLVLAPDTGPTHMANAMATPVIGLYAHHNPLRTGPYNYQKYVVSAYEKAIIAETGKPSSELEWRTRVKDKQAMQRIQPQQVIDMFDLVCHEEKL, from the coding sequence ATGTCCCTGTTTAGTCAGCCACCCAAGTCCATTTGTATTCTAAGGCTCTCTGCCCTTGGCGATGTATGCAATACCATTGCGGCGGTACAATCGATTCAATCTCATTGGCCTTCGGTGAGAATTACTTGGGTGACGGGTAGCCTCGAAGCGAAGCTGATTCGCGACCTACCCGGTGTAGATGTCGTGGTATTCGACAAGAAAGCCGGATGGCGTGGCTATACTCAGCTTTGGAAGCAACTCAAAGGACAACAGTTTGATGCTCTATTGCATATGCAATATGCGTTTAGAGCGAGCATTGCTACCTTGGGGATCAAAGCGAAATACAAGCTCGGCTTTGATAAAGCGCGCTCACAGGACTTGCAGCATTTGTTTACCAACGTGAAAGTGCCCTCTCCAACTAAACTCCATGTACTTGATGGGTTAATGGCATTTACACAAAGCTTAGGTGTGCCAGCAACCTATCCAAAGTGGAGCTTGGACTACCCGGCAGAAGCTAGGTCTTGGTCTGAGGGGATTATTTCAGAAGATTCAAAACGAAATCTTGTCATCGTACCTGCGGCAAGCAAAGGCTATAAAAACTGGACTGCCGAAGGTTATGCTCAAGTGATTCAGCACGCCTCTGAACTCGGTTGGAATATCATCTTAGGTGGCAGTCCAGCACAGATCGAGATTGAACTTGGCGAACAGATAGAAAGGCTGTGCCCTAACCTTGTGACCAACCTTATCGGTCAGACAGACATTATGCAGATGTTGGCACTGATTGATCGCGCCGATCTAGTGTTGGCTCCTGATACTGGGCCAACGCATATGGCTAACGCGATGGCGACACCGGTGATTGGGTTGTATGCTCACCATAATCCGCTTCGCACGGGGCCTTACAACTATCAAAAGTATGTTGTTTCAGCCTATGAAAAGGCTATCATTGCCGAAACCGGTAAGCCAAGCAGTGAGCTTGAGTGGCGTACACGAGTGAAAGATAAACAAGCGATGCAACGCATCCAACCACAGCAAGTAATCGACATGTTCGACCTTGTTTGTCACGAGGAAAAACTATGA
- a CDS encoding NCS2 family permease: protein MSAELAGQRQANPSFIEATFKVSERKSTIGTEVYAGFITFLAMSYILAVNPAILGDIPGMDRGAVFTATALAAAFATLIMGFFGNYPVMLAPGMSMNGFFKGMLLSGSVALVWHEALLGIFFSGIIYLILSMTKIRKAMIESIPEDLKLAITVSLGLFIAFLGLKNAGIIVSNPIILVSMGDILNPQVMIAYISIFIALGCMVRDIKLATFISFISAIVLTILADTFMGTSNAPIPDQLVAMPPSMAGSFGAIFDFSGLTAEKMFDLLFIVIIFLIVDFFDGLSTIVGVGRDAGIIDKDGKVPNARSALVADAGGTVMGSLLGTTSVTAFSESGIASSQGAKTGLAAVVVAGLFFVSLFLYPLFSLFSAAMVAPAMVVVGIYMIGRLGDIKWDKKESRIAAFFTIMFTVLSFSPANGMAMGFISYAFSMVVAGKGREVHPVIYVLSALFMTYLVLL, encoded by the coding sequence GTGAGTGCAGAATTAGCTGGCCAAAGGCAAGCCAACCCCTCTTTTATCGAAGCTACCTTCAAGGTGAGCGAGCGTAAATCTACGATCGGCACCGAGGTATATGCAGGTTTTATTACGTTTCTAGCGATGAGCTACATCCTAGCGGTGAACCCAGCCATCTTGGGTGATATTCCCGGCATGGACCGCGGCGCGGTATTCACTGCAACGGCGTTAGCTGCGGCATTTGCGACTCTAATTATGGGTTTCTTTGGTAACTACCCAGTGATGCTTGCACCTGGTATGAGCATGAATGGCTTCTTTAAAGGCATGCTTCTTAGCGGCTCAGTGGCTCTGGTTTGGCATGAAGCGCTACTGGGTATCTTCTTCTCGGGCATCATCTACTTGATCTTATCAATGACTAAGATCCGTAAAGCAATGATCGAATCGATTCCAGAAGACCTAAAGCTGGCGATTACCGTATCGCTCGGCTTGTTTATCGCCTTCTTAGGGCTTAAGAACGCCGGTATCATCGTTTCAAACCCAATCATCTTGGTGAGCATGGGCGATATCCTGAACCCTCAGGTTATGATCGCTTACATCAGTATCTTTATTGCGCTGGGTTGTATGGTTCGCGATATCAAGCTGGCGACGTTTATTTCGTTCATATCAGCCATCGTTCTGACCATCCTTGCTGACACCTTTATGGGTACAAGCAACGCACCAATTCCAGATCAGCTCGTCGCGATGCCACCAAGCATGGCAGGTAGCTTTGGTGCTATCTTCGATTTCTCTGGTCTAACGGCAGAGAAGATGTTTGATCTGCTGTTCATCGTGATTATCTTTTTAATTGTCGACTTCTTCGATGGTTTGAGCACGATTGTGGGTGTGGGCCGTGACGCTGGCATCATCGACAAAGACGGCAAGGTGCCAAATGCTCGTTCAGCGCTCGTCGCTGATGCGGGTGGTACAGTAATGGGCTCGCTGCTTGGTACTACGTCGGTTACAGCATTCTCTGAGTCGGGCATCGCGTCTTCTCAAGGTGCGAAAACCGGCCTAGCGGCAGTTGTAGTAGCCGGTTTGTTCTTTGTGTCTCTATTCCTATACCCGCTATTCTCATTGTTCTCTGCGGCCATGGTGGCACCAGCGATGGTTGTGGTTGGTATTTACATGATTGGTCGCCTAGGCGATATTAAGTGGGACAAAAAAGAGTCGCGCATCGCTGCCTTCTTTACCATTATGTTTACCGTGCTGAGCTTCTCACCAGCAAACGGTATGGCGATGGGCTTTATCAGTTATGCATTTAGTATGGTTGTGGCAGGCAAGGGTAGAGAGGTTCATCCGGTGATCTATGTGTTGTCGGCGCTGTTTATGACTTACTTGGTGTTGTTGTAG
- a CDS encoding ArnT family glycosyltransferase — MINKERTLWTLLIGALLIRLLSLGLYPLMDTTESRYGEMARLMVETGNWLTPLFDYGVPFWGKPPLFTWMSAISVEMFGLSEFTLRLPHWAAGVFVVWFAAWFSKKNGYNPLVAAVVLSTTLVFSISAGAVMTDMALTVGLTMAMIGFYQCWLGKTFWGYVGFAGLAVGLLAKGPVAIVLFGLGVFPWMVIQHGIIGAFVELWRRFPLIKGTLLMLAIALPWYLMAERATPGFLDYFIVGEHYKRFVEPGWEGDLYGSGHEEPKGKIFFFWLLAVLPWSLILPVVMLVRAKYGLEQAKQNNGFTSFAIWWALSPLILFTLSSNILPTYVLPGTPAVAVLLAIFWKKKDIVWMSIAALVVPVALIAATWLLHTGQVADNSDKSIFQEIDPSVPTYYLESRSYSGQYYSSGNAKVINAIEDIKDKEDFYIVVRKEWREKWSAVAADKVVCSEPQAESDSRVALLCKFN; from the coding sequence ATGATTAATAAAGAACGCACACTCTGGACTTTATTGATAGGTGCGTTACTTATCCGTCTACTTTCATTAGGTTTGTATCCATTAATGGATACGACAGAGTCTCGTTATGGCGAGATGGCACGCTTAATGGTCGAAACAGGAAACTGGTTAACACCGCTTTTTGATTATGGTGTCCCTTTCTGGGGTAAACCGCCTCTGTTTACCTGGATGAGCGCCATCAGCGTTGAAATGTTCGGACTCTCTGAGTTTACTCTGCGCTTGCCGCATTGGGCTGCGGGTGTGTTTGTCGTTTGGTTCGCGGCTTGGTTCTCAAAGAAAAATGGATACAACCCGTTAGTTGCCGCCGTTGTGCTATCGACTACACTTGTCTTCTCTATCTCAGCCGGCGCTGTTATGACCGATATGGCACTGACAGTGGGACTCACTATGGCGATGATTGGTTTTTACCAATGTTGGCTGGGTAAAACCTTCTGGGGTTATGTGGGTTTCGCTGGTCTTGCGGTCGGCCTGCTTGCTAAAGGCCCTGTTGCTATTGTGCTATTTGGTCTTGGTGTGTTCCCATGGATGGTGATTCAGCACGGTATAATTGGAGCGTTTGTCGAGCTGTGGCGTCGATTCCCGCTCATCAAGGGAACGCTGCTAATGCTAGCGATCGCACTACCGTGGTATCTAATGGCCGAGCGTGCAACGCCAGGTTTCCTCGACTACTTTATCGTCGGCGAGCACTATAAGCGCTTTGTAGAACCTGGTTGGGAAGGCGATCTCTATGGTTCTGGTCATGAAGAGCCTAAAGGAAAGATTTTCTTCTTCTGGCTATTAGCGGTACTACCGTGGTCTCTGATTTTACCCGTTGTTATGCTCGTGCGTGCGAAGTATGGCTTAGAGCAAGCGAAACAAAACAACGGTTTCACAAGCTTTGCTATCTGGTGGGCACTATCACCACTCATTTTGTTCACACTATCGAGCAATATTCTGCCAACCTACGTTCTTCCTGGCACACCTGCAGTAGCTGTGCTACTGGCGATATTCTGGAAGAAAAAAGACATCGTTTGGATGAGCATAGCGGCTTTGGTGGTGCCAGTTGCGCTTATTGCAGCTACTTGGCTACTTCACACGGGGCAGGTTGCCGACAATAGCGATAAATCCATCTTTCAAGAGATTGACCCGTCGGTACCGACTTACTATCTAGAGTCGCGCTCTTATTCTGGTCAATACTACAGTAGCGGTAACGCTAAAGTTATCAACGCTATCGAAGATATTAAGGATAAAGAAGACTTCTACATTGTGGTTCGTAAAGAGTGGCGAGAGAAGTGGAGTGCAGTCGCAGCTGACAAAGTGGTTTGTAGTGAACCCCAGGCAGAAAGTGATTCTCGTGTTGCGCTACTTTGCAAATTTAACTGA